One part of the Streptomyces sp. NBC_01381 genome encodes these proteins:
- a CDS encoding ABC transporter ATP-binding protein, producing the protein MIPTQTRDSDAAPVLELRDLERHFTGHGGIVRAADGVTLTVGKGEVLGLVGESGSGKSTVGRCAVRLDEPSGGTVRINGTDVTRLSRRALRPLRKDFHLVFQDPSSSLDPRMTVGQIIAEPLRLHGIAKGDAARARVAELLGQVGLRPEHADRHPHELSGGQRQRISIARALSVDPDLLVADEPTSALDVSVQASVLNLLADLQRDRGFGCLFITHDLAAVEFLADRIAVMYLGQIVEQAPTAELFADPKHPYTQALLSAAPVPDPALQRTRERIVLSGELPSPLAPPPGCRFHTRCPLAVDRCRVEVPELRELPGDGRRQVSCHLVADDGTAPDAAAAQTLRTIPGTRTAR; encoded by the coding sequence GTGATCCCCACCCAGACGCGCGACAGCGACGCGGCGCCGGTGCTCGAACTGCGCGACCTGGAACGGCACTTCACGGGACACGGCGGCATCGTGCGCGCCGCCGACGGCGTGACGCTCACCGTCGGCAAGGGCGAAGTCCTGGGACTCGTAGGGGAGTCGGGGAGCGGCAAGTCGACGGTGGGCCGGTGCGCCGTACGCCTCGACGAGCCCTCCGGCGGAACGGTCCGCATCAACGGGACCGACGTGACCCGCCTCTCGCGGCGCGCCCTGCGGCCCCTGCGCAAAGACTTCCACCTCGTCTTCCAGGACCCCTCCTCCTCGCTCGACCCCCGCATGACCGTCGGGCAGATCATCGCCGAACCCCTGCGCCTGCACGGCATCGCCAAGGGCGACGCGGCACGCGCGCGCGTCGCCGAACTCCTCGGTCAGGTCGGCCTGCGCCCCGAGCACGCCGACCGGCATCCGCACGAACTCTCCGGCGGGCAGCGGCAACGTATCTCCATCGCCCGCGCGCTCTCCGTCGACCCCGATCTCCTGGTGGCCGACGAACCCACCTCCGCCCTCGACGTCTCCGTCCAGGCCTCCGTCCTCAACCTCCTGGCCGACCTGCAGCGGGACCGCGGCTTCGGGTGTCTGTTCATCACCCACGACCTGGCCGCCGTGGAGTTCCTCGCCGACCGCATCGCGGTCATGTACCTCGGCCAGATCGTCGAACAGGCGCCGACCGCCGAGCTGTTCGCCGACCCCAAGCACCCCTACACGCAGGCGCTCCTTTCCGCCGCGCCCGTGCCCGACCCGGCCCTCCAGCGCACCCGCGAGCGCATCGTCCTCAGCGGCGAACTGCCGAGCCCGCTCGCGCCGCCGCCGGGCTGCCGTTTCCACACGCGCTGCCCGCTGGCCGTCGACCGCTGCCGCGTCGAGGTCCCCGAACTGCGCGAACTCCCGGGAGACGGCCGCCGCCAGGTTTCCTGCCACCTCGTCGCCGACGACGGCACGGCTCCGGACGCGGCCGCCGCCCAGACCCTCCGTACGATCCCCGGTACCCGCACCGCACGCTAG